Within the Prochlorococcus sp. MIT 1300 genome, the region GGTTGGAACCCCTCAGAGGACCTAATGGCTTAAGCCTAGATAAGCTTCAAAACGATATTCAGCCATGGCAGGTTCGCCGTGCGGCTGAATACATGACACACGCACCTAACGCATCAATTAACTCCGTTGGCGGCATCATTACTGAGCCCAATGCAGTTAACTTTGTGAATCTGCGTCAGTGGCTAGCCTCAGCTCACTTCTTCCTTGGTTGGTTTACTTTTGTAGGCCATCTATGGCATGCAGGTCGAGCAAGAGCAGCTGCTGCAGGCTTTGAAAAAGGGATTGATCGCAAGACCGAACCAGCCCTTGAAATGCCTGATCTCGACTAACTAAAAGTAATCAATCAAATATTGGTTACTTTGAAAACAATAAAAAAGGCCTCACATAAAAATTGTGAGGCCTTTTTTATTGGAAAGTTCTTTTCAAGTCAGGTCTCCAATCATTGACAAAGATCTCCTTAACCAAGGGAGACTTAACCCTATAACATTACTAAAACATCCTTCTATAGATGCAATAAAAACGCCTCCAGCCCCCTCAATTGCAAAGCCTCCAGCACAATTCATTGGCTCACCACTAGAAACATAATATTCGATTTCCTGGGTAGTCATTTTCGCGAAAAAAACCTTCGTACTTATTGTTTCTTTTATAAGTCTCTTCTGAGAATTATGTCCTAAGCAATTGCTATCTAACGAAGATACAGCTAAAGCATGACCTGTATGTAAAATCCCAAAATTTGATTGCATTCGATGCCAACGGCTTATTGCCTCTTTTTCATTAGAAGGCTTACCAAATACCTCTCCCTCAAACTCAAACAATGAATCACAGCCCAAAACAGCCGTAATTTTCTCAGCACTCAAATCGCTAAAATGGTTATCTGAGGAGATTTTTTGAAAAACCGCTTCAGCCTTTGCTTCAGCTAGAAGTTGAACCAAAATTTGTGGATTTGAATGGCCAATGCTCTCTTCATTTAACCCACTAACAACAACTTGATGAGGGATTTGGACTTGATTCAAAAGCCTTTGTCTGGCATTGGAAGCGGAGGCAAGAATAAGCAAAAGGAATTGCACTTATCAGCAACACCCGTAGGCTGCCATTAATCCTTCACCTTGCAACATCTACATTGGCGATCAAGATTGAAGAAATCGACCTTATCAGCCGAAAGAGAGCCTCAAAAGCTTTGAGGTGCCTTAAATTCAACAAAAAATTCTATAAAGACATAAGACTCCTAGGGCTCAATGCAGAGGGGGTAATTACTCAAGGCAGCAAATACGCCAAGCAAGAGGCCAAATGGTACAGAAGCACGAATGACGTTGAAGGTGCATTCCGATGGCTAATTACATTGGGGGTCCTTCGCCGTGAGGTCGATGGACAAGGCCTTACTTCCAAAGTTCGCCTAACTCCATTGGCCAGAAAGATGCTTGAGGAAAAACCAGATCTTCCAGACGAACATCCTGGAATTTTGGAAAAAGCAATCCACACCATTTATCGCAGTTGGCCAATTCGATGAGATCCTCTTCAGTCCAAAAACCAATCATGGTCTTTGGGACCTCAAGCGGTGCAGGTAAATCTCTTACGACCATTGCTATTTGCCGCATGCTTCTCAACCTAGGCGATACCCCTTTGCCCTTTAAAGGCCAAAACATGAGTAACAACGCCTGGGTAGATGAAGATGGCGGAGAAATGGCATATTCACAAGCCGTTCAGGCATGGGCAGCAGGCCAAACTCCAATATGCGCTATGAACCCTGTACTCCTAAAGCCCAAAGGTAATTGCACGAGTGAAGTGATCCACCTTGGCGAAAGCGTGGGGATTGCAAAAGCCGAAACCTACTACGATGAATGGTTCCGTCCTGGGTGGCTCGCAATACGCAAGGGACTAACCAAACTAAAAAGCACTGAACAAACTGGAAGACTTGTAATAGAAGGCGCAGGAAGTCCAGTAGAAATTAATTTGCAATATAGAGACCTAACAAACTTAAGAATCGCCCAATTCCTTAGAGCGAATTGTCTCCTGGTAGCAGATATAGAGAGAGGTGGTGTTTTTGCTCAAATAGTTGGGACTCTTTCTTTATTAAGACCAATTGAGAAATCCCTGATAAAAGGAATATTAATCAATCGTTTTAGAGGCCGCAAAGAACTTTTTGAAGAGGGCAAGAAATGGCTAGAAAATCAAACTGGAATTCCAGTTATAGGTGTAATGCCATGGCTAAATGATTTTTTCCCGCCAGAAGACTCTCTCGATTTAATAGAAATTGGGCGTAGAAAAAGCAGCTCCGAAATAGAAATTGCAGTAATTAAACTACCTTCAATAAGCAACTTTTCAGATTTAGATCCATTAAAGAATGAGCCTAGCGTTGATCTTCACTTGATCGAACCAGGATCAATTTTAGGCAACCCTGATGCGCTGATAATACCTGGAAGCAAACAAACAATAAAAGATCTTCAAGTGCTTCATGAAAGCGGATTAGCAAATCAAATAAAATCTTTCGCCAATAACGGAGGAATTGTTCTAGGGATTTGCGGAGGGATGCAAATGTTAGGCCACGAACTTCATGACCCATTAAAGTTAGAAAATTCACCTAAAGGAGTAGAGTCAGGAAAACATATTGGCCTTGAACTGCTCCCAATCAAAACAGTTTTTGAAAAGAATAAGTCACTCCAACAAAGACATATTAGAGCTTCCTGGCCAGCCTGTACATTAGTCAAAGGCTTTGAACTTCACCATGGGGAAAGTCGTTTAATTAGCGAAATAAATCATGGGACTGATACAATAACAGAAGATCCATCACTAGGATGGGTTAAAACAAGTAAGTACTATTCATCAATAGCAGGAACATATCTCCATGGGATTCTAGATAATGGAACATGGAGAAGGCTCTGGCTTAACCAAATCAGAAAGCAAAAGGGAATAGAAGAGCTCCCACACAAAACCAAGGATCATTCAGAACAAAGAGATGGCTTAATAAATAAGTTGGCTGATATCTTTGCAGAAGAAGTTAATATCGAACCTCTACTAGAAAAATGATTGAGACTCAAATTTGTATTGAGTGGCCAAATGGAGAGAAGTCCTATGTTTACCCAGGCACAAGTTGGCTTGCAGTCGCAAAGTCCGTTGGCGTTGAAATCCCTACTGGATGCTTGAGTGGTAGTTGTGGTGCATGCGAAATAGAAGTAAATGGAAAAGTTGTTAGGGCATGTATTAATAACGTTGAGAATACGAAGTCAGGCAAAATCAAAGTCGACTTTGCTGAAGATCCATACTGGTAATAAATCAATTAAAAAAGGGGTTAATGTGGATTTGCAAAGTCACTTGCTAATTTAGATAGGCCTTATACGCCTCCCCGAACATAGGAACTAATTGGCAGGAATAGGATAACTGAAGAAAGCAAACCAGCTAAAATAAAGAATTTCACATAACCATTTTTATACTGCATCATCTTATGCAAAAAGATCATAGATACAAATGTCAACGTGGACAAGAAAGATAAAACTTTTGCTGAAAGAAGGTCAATAGAGAGATTTAGATAGTTATTCTGACCAAAAATAGTTTGTCCCCAAGGGAAAAGGAATTCTCTAATGGCTTCTTCAGAAAGTTCTTGTGAAAGAAGCAAGTAGCTTATCGATGCTGAAGTCCCTATACAGGTTAATATGATAAAAGAAACAGGCTTACTCAGCCTAGACATCGTTCTACTAAAACTAATTAGTAGAATTCCAAGTAAAGAAGCTCCAACAAAAGGGAATACTGGAATGATCCAGGCAATTTCAATAGGTGATGGCATATGCGTTGCAATTTGGGACTGACTCTGAAGCCTAAGCAAGGCTATCTGTAGGCAAAAAGCTAAAAGCTCCTAAGATGACTTTAGCAATTCAAGAGCAATGCATAATTACCTATGGTTACTCGGCATAGTTTTTGCCATTTCACTAATAGGCTTCAGATGGAACCAAATTGAGGTTCAACATACTAGAAGCTCAAGCCGAATGATCAAAAAATCTCGCAAACGTCAAAACAAAATTAATATGAAAGCAAAAAGACTTAACAGTTAATTGATTGAGTATTTAAATAGCTTTAAAGGAAAATCTTTGCTTTAGTTTCCCCAGAAGAGCTTTCAGCAATAGGTCCTTGACTCTCTTCTAACTCTTCATCTTCTAAAGATGGATAGCTTAAGAGGGATTTTTCACTAGTGAGAGGCTCAATAACGCAAGCCCTTAGTTCTTTATGGGTTATAGATGCTGGGATATCAAATTCATTTGAAAGGTCATTTAAGAATGTCGGCAAACTACTCTCAAGACCTTTTCTAGTTAAAAAAGGACCAAACATGTAAGTAACTTTAGGAGTATTAGTTTCAACCTTTGACCACCAAGCTAATCCCAAGCTATTCACCAGGTCAATCAAAGCCTCCCAAGCGAAATATGAGAACAGCAGGAGTAAGTCTATAAAGCCAAACGCGGCTGCCAAATAATGCAGTTCAACATTTCCCATAAAAACCACCTATGATGACTCGAAATAGGCAATAGCCTACAGACGATAAGAATATTGGACTGACTTCAAGTGAGTGGAATGATTGTGGTAATCCTGACTAAAATAAACTTGAATCTCTCACAAAGCGAATTGTCTACTTGGGCTAAAAGCTAAGCTCTACCTAGGATTTTTACTATTTTGTAAGACCTAACAAATTCTTACCAACACAAGAATGAATCAAGAACGTGAACTGCCAGTATCCAGCTCAAATCCAAATGAGAATGATCTAAAAAACCTTGAGTCGCAAGTAAACAAAGAAAATATCTCCAATGAACAATCAACTCCAGATCAACACAATCCAAAATGGATTAACAATGAAGGTTTAGAGGTTGAAGAGGTATTTGGGTTTAATAAAAATGCCGAACTAGTCAACGGGAGAGTTGCGATGGTCGGTTTCTTAATGCTAGTTATTACAGAATTATATTTTTCAGGTGTTCCAGTGACAAAAAGTATTTTTGGTATTGGCTAAAAAGCGTAGATCTTTTTGAAAAAAATAAAGCCAAGTTATTATTAAGAATAACTGTACTAAATTGACTTTGCTACTTCTTTACTGGGGACAAAGATATTGCTCTATTCATCATTTTAAAAATTAAAAAGTGACAGAATCGGTTTTCCCATAAGGTTTCAACCAATGCATTCAATGGATTACTTGGCCTAATACCCTTAAACTATAGCCATTGGTAAGAACAGATCAATGAAAAAGATCTCCCGAAGGCCTGTAGCAAATCTAGAGCTATTTGAAGGCGCCTTAGGACTAGCAGACCTAAGCACTATCCAACAAGAACTTATCGATTACATTCGTTTCATTGGTACATTTACTCAACCTATTCTAAATAGAGAATTAGGCCTAACTAACAAACCACCTGCCTTATCGATTCTTTGTGACGCCTGCAGAAAAATTGGTATGCATATGCCTGAACACTTTTCACAAGTAAGGAGTTGGTCACTAAATACCAGTCAAGATGGTGTCCAATGGGATGGAGACCTGGTTTGCAGCATTACCTGGAATATTGATGGAACTAGACTCTGTCCAGAAGAGGGAACTGCTCAATTTCACAACTTTGCGGTACATCCGGAGTTATTCAATGGCCTTTAATGACTGATCAGGTTCCCAAGCTCATATAGCAATTATTAAAAGGGTTGTCTTACAACAGAAAATAATCTATCAATTCCTTACCTATGTCCCCAATAAAGGTAGATATTTAGCTAGAAGGATGTTGAAGGACTTGCCATGAGTTTGGTGGAATGACAAAAAAAGACTGGTTCGGCATTATCTATGTTTCAGCATGGGTTGTAATTTGGGGAAGCATAGGCTCCGTTATTGACTTGCCCCTACTAAACAGAGAGATCTACGTCGCCGGCTCCATTGGTCAATTAGCAACATTCGTTATAACTGCGGTTGTATCACTATTTATTGGTATATGGCTATTCCCAAAGGTTTCCAAAAATAGTTTTGTCGTTGCCGCTCTTGGACTAGACAGTGATGATACAAAATGAGTGCCCTAATAAATTGGTTAAGTCAAATCTATAAATTTGTAGTCGCAAACCGAAAATAATAATGCAATGAAGAGCATATGAAGCTAAAAAGAGTGTAAGCCTGCTATAGAAGGAATTATGGCCCTAGTACGTTCAAGGTGGATAGAAGTTTGTTCAAGATTTCTTATAGCATCAGTCTTTATAAATGCCTTGCCAAGCAAAATTATAAACTTCCAAAGTACAGCAAATTGGATTGCTAGCAATGGAATACCTGCCTCTCATTTCTTACTCTCTTGTGCGATAATTCTAATGATTTCTGGATCTTTATTTTTAATTATTGGTCGTCCACTTAGACTTGGAGCAATACTGTTGTTGATTTTTCTTGTTCCAACGACACTTTTATTTCATAGTGACCTAAGCACTTTAAGTGAAAGGAATGCATTTACTAAGAATCTTGCAATAATTGGTGGCCTTTCATTGGTCGCTAATAGAGCAGGAAAGCGTAAAACTATTCGAAAAGAATAAAGCTAAGTAAATTTAGTCTAATTGAAAATTAGGCAACGGAAACACCTTCTATTAAATAAGAGCTGAGTTCATACAGCTACCCGATACTTTATTTAATATGTAAATTAAACTTGAATTTTGATCAAAGTAGATGTATGTATAGTACAAAGTACTGAAGTCATGAACCGAAAACTTTCAATAATATTTACTGCATTAGTACTTATAGGCCTCATGGCTTCTTTTCAATTCCTAATCGAACACTGGGTAGTGACGATATCCAAAGCAATCCCCTCAGCATTTACCCTAGGTATGACCACCGTATTGGTCTATAAGAGCCTTAGATATCCCAGAGGAACAGTATTTACTCTCTTTGGTCTATTGCAAATAGGTTTAATCCTCTGGACAGGTTTAGTTGCCATAGAAACTGGCTTGGCTTGGATTCTTTTACCCCTTTCTATTGCCGCATTTGTATTTGCTCCCAAATCAGCAAAAGCCTCCTGGAAATGGTTTGGCGTTGACCGTTACTATCAAAAAAAAACCAAAGCATAAGAGCAAAGCAAATTGTAAACCTCTAAATTTCGTCCCTAAACTCTTAAGTCTTCTAAACCCTTAAGACCTAATGATCGGTAGTTTCAGAATCAAATCTTTAAATAAAGGGCAAAATAGCTAGAAATTGCTAAAAATTAGTTTAAGAGGTTTTAATCCAAATGAAAGATCCAAGCTATGCCATTGAACAAATCATCCTGCACCCTCAACTTGGTCTTGCACTTTTAATAGCGGGTGCTTTATTTACAGCCGCTGTTGGAGTCTCCGTATTTTCCTTCTACATCGATGATTATTGGACAGACCAAGCATACAGGGAACGGTTAAGATGGGGTCCACGCAGACAATCACAATAAAATTCTAAGTTGTTTAATAAGTCCCGAACTTAATAGAGCAGTTTATAACTATCAAACACAGGGTTTCATCATCAATATGATGGATATCTTAATTGATAGTTAATTGTTCTAGATCTATTTGAATTTCACTAGGCACGTAGAAAAATCAATGGACAAAACGACAAAAAATCTTATTCGTATATCATGTATTTTTCTTATTTCTACAGGGATGGCAGCCACTACATTACTTCTTATAAAGATAAAAAAAGAAATGAATAAGCCTTTAGATGAAAACGATTCATTAGAACTATCTGAAGATATAAATAAACCAAAAGAGATAGAAAGTGATTTGGTCCAGAAGGAATCAAAAGAAAAACAATCTCTAGAATTGCCAGTTAAAGAAAAGAAGACAGTTGATCATGAGAGAATCCCAGAGGCACCTTCTAAAGACCTAATCAAAAAGCTCAAATTCGATTCAATATCAGAAGATCCTTGTACTAAATATATTGATTCTTTGGATCTTCTAGATGAACAAATGCCAATTAATGAAGAAAAACTCTCATTTGCTCAGAAAGTAGATGAGCTAGCAAATCTATATTTAAAATGTGTTGACAATGAGCTGAACAAAATCAAATAGAGCTTATATGTAAATAAAGCAAGTATGCTAATGAATATTTACTGGTTATTATTTTTTTCTAAAACCTCCCTCGCTATAATCTCAATAAATCGCCAAACTGCACGATGTCTCCAATGAGAATATTCTCCACCAGTTCGTTGTTTACTACTCTCCAAGTAACCATCCCCAAAATGATTTTCTAGAACTTGAATTATTTCACAACTATGCTCATCAAAGAAATTTTCGATGTCTAACAATTGTGTGTGTGCATATGCCTTACCTGAGATACACCCCTCTAGAGCTATATCTCTAAGTTCATTCTCATGATAAGTATCTAATATTAGTTGCCTAGCGTTGCTTTGGTCAGAGTCATAGTGAAGCATTTGCTTTGCTTTAATTACTTCCGAACTAAATCTTTGCAAATCACATGAATATGTACCATCCTCAGCATAAGTCGCATAACCAGCCCCAATGCAAAGCATATCTCCATCAATATTAGAGTCTCTTTTATTCGACTCTATATAATCAAGTAGCTGCTTCCCCTTAAGATTCTTCACAGGGGGTCGTGAAGTGAAATCCTTTTGGGACATATTCAACTGAAATACTGATTAAGTATAGCAATATAGTTACTATACTTTAGAGTAATGACAACCTAAATTAAAGATTAATTATAAATTAAATGTAGCCTTTCTGGTTTAATTTACTATTGATTTATCGCTAGGAGGTAAGCTGAGAACAATTTAATAAGGAGATCTTTTTTTTAATCCAATCATAAACTAAAATACATTTGAATTTTCTTGCCTATGAACACTGAGATTCTGGATGCTTTTGAAACATGGAAAGAATTTACTCAAAAGAATGCTGACAATCCAAATCCAGGCTTAATCATAGATGACACACTCCAAATAAAATTCGCAAGAATTTGTGTTCAATGCAATGTCAGGGATATAATAAAAACAGGAATTGAACTTGGTTTTTCGCTAGACAGTTTAATAAGTATTATTATTCTTCATGGTGGATATTTTAAACTACTTAAAGAAGGATTTATTACTAGAGAAAATTGCAGACATCTAGATTCTCTATACCACCAATCAAGCCCACATTTGTATTACAATACAAATAACCCTGAAATTCTTGCTCCATGGATAACACTTTCAGCTCAAGAAATATTGCTTGATCTAAACCTTAAAGAATATGTTGCAGTTGAATATGGGTCTGGAATTTCGACTTTTTTCTACGAGAGAGAAACCATAGAATGTTATTCATTTGAAGACGACCCTGATTTAATACAAGGTAAAAATTGGTCTGAAATCATGGCATTCCAAGCTTCACATCTTGGTAGAAAACTAAACTTAATCAAACCAACCAATACTCAACTAATTCCTGAGTTTGCTATCGAAAAACTATGGAGAGGTAGAGGTAGTTTGCTAGTTAGCATAGATGGAATCAATAGAGTCCAGCATTTCCAAGACTGGAGTAGATTCATAGCATATAATAAGGATATGCCTATAATTATTTTACTCGACAATAGTGAAATAACTGGATTCAGAAATTCTTTCGAGTTCTTACTCTCTAGTGGAGCTTCTATATATCATCATTATGGATACGTATATGGATCCTTAAACAGAAAGCAATGCACTTCTTTTATTACATTTCATCCTGAGATGATATGCAGCAAATCAGTTGCTCCTACATCGCATGACAAAAGATGGGGGCAACTAGAGTTCCAGAACTAAGTCAAAGGAGTCTTTACCCTCTAGACAAAAGGCTCTTTCTATAAAAATAAAGAAATAATAGCGCCAAACTTGTTTGCCAGCGTTCTTCAATTATTTGTCGTGCTTTATGAATCATAGAAAAGCAAAGTTTTTCATTAAGCAAATAAACCTAAGCTCATATTTAAAAAATAAAATTTGGATTTATCTGATGATTTGCTTCTAATAAGTGGAGCCAAGCGGACTCGAACCGCTGACCCCCTGCATGCCATGCAGGTGCTCTACCAGCTGAGCTATGGCCCCTTTTGTCTGGTCAATGGTGCCCCTTGGCTGCCATCAACGCCTCTGAGCTTACATGGAAGAGCGTTTCATAGCTGCCGCCAAACCGCCAGCAGTTTGCCTTGTACCTCTACTTGCTCCGCGTCAAGCTCAATAGGTTCATAAGCTGGATTAGCTGCTTCAAGTATTACTAAGCCTTCTCTACGGTGAAAATGCTTAAGAGTAGTTCCACTTCCACGAACCATTGCACTTACAACTGTGCCATCTCTTATCAAAGAAGGCTCATGAACTGGTTCCATTAAAACAACATCGCCATGGGCAATATGAGAATCAACCATGGAGTCACCATTCACTGTTAAAGCAAATACCCCTCTTTTCTCTAAAACAGGGGACAAGTCAAGATGCTCTTGAATGTCATCAAAAGTTTCTACCAATCCACCAGCCGCTACTGCACCAAGTACTGGAATTCCAGACACCAACCCTCCAATCAATTGTAATGTTCTTGCTTGACCCTCCTGCCAGGTAATCCAACCCTTTTGCTGTAAGTGTCTCAATCTACTTTGAATAGGAGCAGGAGAGCGAAGACCCATTGCTTGCATCATCTGCCGAATTGAAGGGCTGTGATGATGAGTGCCAATGTAATCAACCAACCAGTCATAGAGCTCTTGCTGAGCTGGAGTTAGTGAGTCAGCGGAGGAAGGGAGCACCGACAATTCATATGTTCTTCAATACAGGTGTACCTATATAACTTGATTTTGGCAAGTCTTATAGACCTCCCAAAACCCCCGCAAGAAGTGCTTGTTGGACATGCAATCGGTTTTCGGCTTGATCAAAAATCCTGCTCGCTTTGCCTTCAAAGACTTCTGAGGTTATTTCTTCTCCTCGGTGAGCAGGCAAACAGTGCATAACTATGCAATTGGATGAAGCCTCTGCAACCAACTCGGGATTTAGACAAAAGCCCTGAAAAGCCTTCTCCCTTCTAGTCTTCTCTTTTTCCTGCCCCATAGAAGCCCAAACATCTGTATAAACCGCATTTGCATCTTTCATAGCCTCTTTTGGATCGTTCATTAGATGAATTGAAGAACCCTTAATTGCAATCGAGCGAGCATGACTCACAACTTCAGGAATAGGCTCAAACCCTCTTGGACAAGCAATTCTTATATTTACACCTAGCAAGGCCCCACAAATCATCAAAGAATGGGCAACATTATTACCATCACCTATATAAGTGAGAGTTAAGCCATTTAGATCGCCAAATGATTCCTTAAGGGTAAGAAAATCTGCAAGGGCTTGGCAAGGGTGCTCTAGGTCTGTGAGTGCATTTATTACTGGTATCGAAGCCCATTTTGCATAATCTATTAGCTCCTGCTGAGCAAATGTTCTGATCGCTAAGACATCACAAAACCTACTCAATACTCTGGCTGTGTCCTCTAATGGCTCTCCTCGACCTAGCTGAGTAACTTGAGGATTAAGATCAACAGTTTGGCCGCCAAGTCGAGCCATTGCAACCTGAAAGCTGACTCGAGTACGTGTAGAGGCTTTTGTGAAAATAAGACCTAAGACACGATTGCCCAAGTCTATTCGCCTGTCTCCGCTTTTCAATTGTGTGGCTAGGTGAAGCAAAGCGGCTATCTGGTCTGCTGTGAAGTCAGATACAGACAAAAAGTCCTGACCTTTTACTTCAGAGAGAACAGAAGCAACGCCATGGGAAGGAGAAACCATGGGAGCATCTTCAAAGAACCTTGACCTAAGAAAGATACTTCGCCATCAAACCTTACTTAAAGTTTTAGGCAAAGAACTTGATTCCAGCATATTCTTAAGCTCATCTCCTTCTATAACTTCCTTCTCCAAAATCATCTGTGCAATATTTTCTAAAAGAGGAAGATTATGCCTAAGAATGTTTAACGCATTATCATGTCCTCTATCAACCAAACTACGAACTTCCTTGTCTATAGCTTGAGCAGTGGCATCACTTACAACTCTGCGAGGATTATTGTTACCACCCAAGAAATTTCCCCCTCCCTGTT harbors:
- the argF gene encoding ornithine carbamoyltransferase, translated to MVSPSHGVASVLSEVKGQDFLSVSDFTADQIAALLHLATQLKSGDRRIDLGNRVLGLIFTKASTRTRVSFQVAMARLGGQTVDLNPQVTQLGRGEPLEDTARVLSRFCDVLAIRTFAQQELIDYAKWASIPVINALTDLEHPCQALADFLTLKESFGDLNGLTLTYIGDGNNVAHSLMICGALLGVNIRIACPRGFEPIPEVVSHARSIAIKGSSIHLMNDPKEAMKDANAVYTDVWASMGQEKEKTRREKAFQGFCLNPELVAEASSNCIVMHCLPAHRGEEITSEVFEGKASRIFDQAENRLHVQQALLAGVLGGL
- a CDS encoding cobyric acid synthase — translated: MRSSSVQKPIMVFGTSSGAGKSLTTIAICRMLLNLGDTPLPFKGQNMSNNAWVDEDGGEMAYSQAVQAWAAGQTPICAMNPVLLKPKGNCTSEVIHLGESVGIAKAETYYDEWFRPGWLAIRKGLTKLKSTEQTGRLVIEGAGSPVEINLQYRDLTNLRIAQFLRANCLLVADIERGGVFAQIVGTLSLLRPIEKSLIKGILINRFRGRKELFEEGKKWLENQTGIPVIGVMPWLNDFFPPEDSLDLIEIGRRKSSSEIEIAVIKLPSISNFSDLDPLKNEPSVDLHLIEPGSILGNPDALIIPGSKQTIKDLQVLHESGLANQIKSFANNGGIVLGICGGMQMLGHELHDPLKLENSPKGVESGKHIGLELLPIKTVFEKNKSLQQRHIRASWPACTLVKGFELHHGESRLISEINHGTDTITEDPSLGWVKTSKYYSSIAGTYLHGILDNGTWRRLWLNQIRKQKGIEELPHKTKDHSEQRDGLINKLADIFAEEVNIEPLLEK
- a CDS encoding nucleoside triphosphate pyrophosphatase, which produces MLILASASNARQRLLNQVQIPHQVVVSGLNEESIGHSNPQILVQLLAEAKAEAVFQKISSDNHFSDLSAEKITAVLGCDSLFEFEGEVFGKPSNEKEAISRWHRMQSNFGILHTGHALAVSSLDSNCLGHNSQKRLIKETISTKVFFAKMTTQEIEYYVSSGEPMNCAGGFAIEGAGGVFIASIEGCFSNVIGLSLPWLRRSLSMIGDLT
- a CDS encoding chlorophyll a/b-binding protein produces the protein MNQERELPVSSSNPNENDLKNLESQVNKENISNEQSTPDQHNPKWINNEGLEVEEVFGFNKNAELVNGRVAMVGFLMLVITELYFSGVPVTKSIFGIG
- a CDS encoding DoxX family protein, whose product is MALVRSRWIEVCSRFLIASVFINALPSKIINFQSTANWIASNGIPASHFLLSCAIILMISGSLFLIIGRPLRLGAILLLIFLVPTTLLFHSDLSTLSERNAFTKNLAIIGGLSLVANRAGKRKTIRKE
- a CDS encoding 2Fe-2S iron-sulfur cluster-binding protein; this translates as MIETQICIEWPNGEKSYVYPGTSWLAVAKSVGVEIPTGCLSGSCGACEIEVNGKVVRACINNVENTKSGKIKVDFAEDPYW
- a CDS encoding DUF1816 domain-containing protein; protein product: MGNVELHYLAAAFGFIDLLLLFSYFAWEALIDLVNSLGLAWWSKVETNTPKVTYMFGPFLTRKGLESSLPTFLNDLSNEFDIPASITHKELRACVIEPLTSEKSLLSYPSLEDEELEESQGPIAESSSGETKAKIFL
- the lexA gene encoding transcriptional repressor LexA, coding for MSVLPSSADSLTPAQQELYDWLVDYIGTHHHSPSIRQMMQAMGLRSPAPIQSRLRHLQQKGWITWQEGQARTLQLIGGLVSGIPVLGAVAAGGLVETFDDIQEHLDLSPVLEKRGVFALTVNGDSMVDSHIAHGDVVLMEPVHEPSLIRDGTVVSAMVRGSGTTLKHFHRREGLVILEAANPAYEPIELDAEQVEVQGKLLAVWRQL
- a CDS encoding Npun_F0494 family protein, with protein sequence MRCLKFNKKFYKDIRLLGLNAEGVITQGSKYAKQEAKWYRSTNDVEGAFRWLITLGVLRREVDGQGLTSKVRLTPLARKMLEEKPDLPDEHPGILEKAIHTIYRSWPIR